The genomic region TCGGGACGGGAGGTGACGCGTCATGACGCTGCGTCTGTTTCGGCTGCTTACACTGGCGTTGCTCGTCGTAGTCGCTGTCTCGTGTTCGGGCGATCCCGCAAGCGGCCTGGGCGATCCGGTTGTGGTGGGATCCAAGTCCTTCACTGAGTCAATCATTCTCGGTGAGGTGATAGCAGGTGTTCTCCAATCGACTGGAACTCCTGTGGAGCATCGTCGCAGCCTCGGCGGGACGCGATTCCTGTGGAGCGGCCTTCTTTCAGGCGAAATCGATGTCTATCCGGACTATTCCGGCACGATTCTTCGGGAGATTCTAGCCGCCGAGCCGTATGCGAATCTTTCGGTCGCCCTTCCCCATCTGGACTCGCTGGGAATCGAATTCACCGCACCCTTAGGGTTCAACAACACCTATGCTCTCGGTATGAGCGAGGCGCGTGCTGCGGAACTCGGCATCGAAAACATAACGGATCTCGTCGATCATCCGGACCTTCGCCTGGGGTTCAGCAACGAGTTCATGGATCGGGGAGATGGCTGGCCCGCACTTCGTACGGCATACCGGTTGCCCCACGAATCGGTACAGGGTGTCGATCACGATCTAGCTTACCGCGGTCTCGAAGGAGGCTCCATTGATGTGATCGATCTGTATTCGACCGACGCGGAAATCGCCTACTATGGTCTGCGCACACTGACTGACGATCGGTCGCACTTTCCCCGGTACGACGCGGTCGTGCTTTACCGGAAGGACCTTGCAGAAAGACACCCGACGCTGGTGGATTTACTGGTGGGGTTGGAGGGTGCGATCACGGAAGAGGAGATGACCGACATGAATCGTCGTGTGAAAATCGCTGGCGAGTCGGAGCTAGCGGTTGCCGCACAGTTTCTGCGTCGAAAGCTT from Rhodothermales bacterium harbors:
- a CDS encoding ABC transporter permease subunit, with amino-acid sequence MTLRLFRLLTLALLVVVAVSCSGDPASGLGDPVVVGSKSFTESIILGEVIAGVLQSTGTPVEHRRSLGGTRFLWSGLLSGEIDVYPDYSGTILREILAAEPYANLSVALPHLDSLGIEFTAPLGFNNTYALGMSEARAAELGIENITDLVDHPDLRLGFSNEFMDRGDGWPALRTAYRLPHESVQGVDHDLAYRGLEGGSIDVIDLYSTDAEIAYYGLRTLTDDRSHFPRYDAVVLYRKDLAERHPTLVDLLVGLEGAITEEEMTDMNRRVKIAGESELAVAAQFLRRKLSIVTSDMGPEPSRFGRVWQRTVEHLILVGISLGLAILVAIPLGVLAARRRRLGQIILGTVGVIYTIPALALLVFMIPLIGIGGPPAVVALFLYSLLPIVRNTYTGLTDIPVPLSESATALGLEPVARLRLIELPLASRSILGGIKTSAVINIGTATLGALIGAGGYGQPILTGIRLDDVGLILEGAVPAALLALVAQGVFDLVERLAVPRGLRMA